The region AAAACTTTTGCAGGAAAACATAATGCCTGCTGACAAAAAGGCAAAATTCCTCGAATCAGAAGACTCGGAGTTCGAGAAGGTTATTGACTTCTACATGTGTTCTCAGAGTGATGTCTTTGTACCAGCCATCTCTGGCCTATTTTATGCCAATGTTGCTGGTAAGAGAATAGCATCTGGCAAGACTCAAATACTCGTTCCGTCTGACATTCCGGGCTCCTCTGCCTCTGTCACCAGCCATTTCTCCCCCTATATTTCCAAGAAGAACCACATGGCACATTCCTGTTATTGCAAGTAATCCATGCCAAGAAACCCTGAAGAGAGCACAATACAGCTTATGTTGAAGTCTTCAGTAATAGTTGTCACTTTCTCGATTGCCGCATACAAGCTTTAGCTTTTCCAGTAAGCAGATGAGCAAGTGAGTTGCACCATTCACGCTTCAATTTGGGAGTGAAAGCACCCCGAAGTAGAAGTTTACTGtttcaatatgattttttaaagatttgttCTATATAAAATAGGACAAGTAGTTTTGTGAGTTATAACGTTCAAGAAtttgtttgatgttttgtttatttattgtaaaaGAAGTCGCCATTGTGTGTTTTTTGTCTTCTTGaaaccaatattaaaaatatttattaaattctcCTGAATACATTGCAGCTATCTGATAATGAAGATTTTAGGATCATATCAAAATTCTTTTGGACAAGAAGGCAACCCATATGCGTGGAAGCTAATTTGCTAATTGGTCTGCGGGTTACCAAAATAATGACTGATATAATAATCAAGGGCTGGtaccaaaattaataaatattaacatAGGCTGCTGAACTTAGGGATGGCGATGGAACCCGAATGGGCTTTCAAAATCTTCAACTTgaatgttataatttaaaattatttaatatataattgacttaattgaaaactatttaatatataattaacttaaatatataattttgaaaacttctaggttatttatttatttatatcggGCCAAATTCAGGTTAAGCAAAACAATTTTACCTGAACTTGATCAAATCTATAAAATTCTTATCCATTTAAATTAGTTCAGGTCATCGGTTCAAGCAGAATTATCATCActacttgttaaaaaaatttgttttagcCAGCATCAGAATTGAACAGCTGAACCAATAAAAGAAGCTatcaaatgaaatgaaatgaaagaaaaagagattgatTTGTGGAAAACCGCTCATAATTAACAGAAGCCATTGAGCTCTTTCCGAGCTTAGAACTTTAGGCCATCAACAAAACCCACTATCCATagacatttcaaaaataaattaaaaaacctttGCAAGAATCCTTATAACAGATTTGGAGCTTTTTATTCTGAAACAAAACATTCTAACAGATCCTAAAGAAACCAACATTGTACAATTCAACAAGACGTGCTGCTTGCACATCTCTGAGAAGATGCCGTCAAGATCGTGTCCTGGCTCCCTATTTCCCTCCAACCAATCCCCGAGGATTTTGCTAATGTCTTTGGTGCCAGCAAGATTGCTGGGTTGTTAAaggcatttatatataaatctccACTCATTTACTCATTCATTGCCTATCCAACCATACCAACACAAGTCATTTCATTAATCAgtccaaaaaaagaaacatttgaTGAACTCGAAGCCTATTTTAGTGGAAGTTAATTTCCCCGCCCGAGAAAGCACATGTTCATCATTTCCTTTAGCTCAAATGcattatttattctaaaatatcCATCTCAAATGATATCAAGTGTTGATGGAATAGACTCGACTAACGGATTTCAAATAACACCAACCATCAAATAGTCggatattatttaaaacaaacaagGCTCATTTGCAGTGAATACTTCGAGATTAGTAACATTCCTCGTACAATTGATAAATAATGTGTTCGGATTCGGATGGAATGCAGCAATTTGCAGTGATTTTAAGCTATGATGCAGCAGAGAGCATGTCAATTGAAGACACCCTGTTTATGGGTGTGTTTGAATAATATCTCAGTTGCAACAACAAATGATTGATGCTCAATCTGAGATGGTAAATATAATGGGTGAATTAGCAGTTTCCAACTCACAGCAACATCAGCTACAAGAAGAAATTAGAGAAAATGAGAGGTACAATATGAACTTTATTGGCCCAATTCAAGTCAACAAGACACTTTGAATTTGGATCAACTGCTAAATCAAGCAAATGATTAGGAAAAATCCCATTTCTATCGACTTTCATGTATGAGCAATTAATATGGTCTCGATGATTTATAAACTAGTTTCTGGtgcatttttaagttttttgtttgCTCACGCTGGAGGGGGCAGAAAAGAATGATGGCCGTAGATTATAGACCTAAATTGCTTGTTTATACAAGTTCTGCTCATAATTGTTTTGTTTCAATCTACCCCagtggattttgtttttaattattatgataaGTAGATAATTTCACCAAAATTTCTTTCCaaattccttctcttttttaaaaaaaaaataattcaaaaaaattctcAACCATACGAAGGTCAAAAACCAAATGCTCGGTCAGTCCCCACCCTGTTTGCAATTCATTCAAATGTATGAGATCTGATCTTTGGTAAAGCTAGCATATcatatcatatgaaaaaaaaaattcaaatcgaCCCAAGTAATAATCCTCCAAGTATTAACAACTGGCTGTGGAAATACTAGCAACTGTTCAGTGAAACCTTAACGAAGATGGTTTGCATATTgtcaaaaataacaaatacagACAACATAGAAGTATCAATATAGGAATCCATCATAAATATTCAACGAGTGAGTTCATGATGATTAATCATCATTCTTTCGATAACACACCATTAGTCGAAGTGCTTAACACACCTGGTGATCATAGTGTTCCATCAGGGCTTAACTTAGCCAAAAAATCCTTTTCAAAGTCACTACGTGAGTCCTGGCATGGAAAGCACGTGCAGAAACACATATACATTCAACTACAAGAAAGAGGAACAAATCCTCTCCTCAATGCAGAAACATATAGACATTGAACTACAAGGAGGAGGAACAAGTCCTCCTCTATGTACTATCATCATGTTCAGAAAATCCACTTTACTCGGGTCTTTACCCCCCCTTGCAGACGTAAAAGAAGTTtcaatagaaaaggcaaatcTAATTCcttatatcttattttacaATTCATGTAACCAGCGGATATAACACTAGATGTTTCCAGTTGTTTTATACAGTTACTGAAATATCATCTTACTACTATATTGGGGGTTAGTTTAGGTTTTACCATATCACCTATATGCATTTATGCACGTTGAGCATATCAGTGTGTTACCTTTCATGAACTGGATGCCCCGTGTCAGGATATCAGTTTAATGAAAGCCCCCACTGGGGCATTAATGCAGTCCTAGCAGTTCTGAATCGTTGAAATGGCTTTCTGAAGTACACAGATAGTGGAGTCTTTGGAACTGGAATGAGTTTTCCAACTGCGGCAAGAGGCCAGCTGTTAAAAGAAAACAGTAGTCAGGATGAGAAGTGATGATTTCACACAATAATACAGTATatacctcaaaaaaaaaaaaaaaaaaacactcgcAAAGCCTTCAAAACATTTAGTCACTAGCCAAGTAATTTGCATGCACAAGAATAATAGtagtaacaaaaagaaaaacatccaaTCACCTAACTCAGACCATCTAATTAAATGGCAAATGTTCCACAAAGCATCAAACCAAAACTGTAAGTAAAACAAGGCAGACTCAAAGTAGAACCAGGCATAACTTAGTTGATATATCTCATCCTATAAAAACTGGTAATTTAACTAACCTGACAATGCCAATGGCAACACATATAAGCCATTGTTTCCAATTAAGTCTCACAGTTGTGGTAAAGTCTCCAGTGAATTCAATGAGGATTATCTGTAAAGCAATTAGCAGTGGCACTGTCAGTTCCAAGTATACTGCTAGTGAAAGGCCAAAAGAAAAGTAATGGCTGCTCACCTGAAGGATGACGGTAAATCCAACTATTCCCATAAATAAGTGGTTTTTTGTTACTCCTTTAAAGACATTTATTTCATCTGGCTTTCGAGCATTGAACTCATTGAAAACCTGTAAGTTAAAACAGTCAGCAAATGCAAGCTTTGCAtcttgaaaagacaaaaataacttCTTTCCATGCGACATACTAGGGAATGATAATGGCACTGGTTTCATTTCTATCTCAACAGACTAAACGAGACTCATGAATACAACAAATAATACTTTTAGTCAAGTGGCAAACTTACTTGACAGAGAACAAATGCATTGAATATCATAGTATTCTTCGCAATTGTAGCATGTTTCCTGTCATCTTGATTCAAGTGAAGAATACTCAAGCCCTGGAAGTTGAGTACAAGGAGAACAGCAACTTGGTATAGAGCCTGAAATGGCATGAAAAGAATAGGTCATGAATATGCCGTAAAGCTACATTCGTACTCAGCCCATAGTAATCTCAGTATCTCTGGGATAACTTATTAGCATTTCAGAGAAGAAATACCTGTATGAGCAAGTTCCTCCACATGATGTTTGTTATAAGGGGTTCCCTAAAAAAATAAGCAGAAGATCACTATTCAGATCATCATCCATCAAAATTCAGAAAGAGTTGCAAATACATTGAAAACCATAATGCAACATCTACAATCACGATATGCAAGAGAATCCCATTACCATACTTCTTGGACAAGCACAAGTCAAAGACAAGTAAAATGACAAAGAACAAAGGATGAAGCCTGAAATATCTGTGCTTCAGTATCACCCTGTGTATTCTAACTTACCACTAATAGGTGTAtaggttgttttaaattttaatgtagtTAAATTTAACAATTACTCTACTTCTACGAACTAGGCCATACTGCCTGCAAattaaaacagaaatcatttaaTATCCTGAATCCAGAACCTAGGAAGACCTCGTATGTCCTGAGCTCTTTTCACAACCAAGAAATAAATTTCAGATGAGTGAAGTTGGCAACACAGTTTACAGAGCATGGAATAGATTGCTCAGCAAGTTCTCAACTTGACAAAGCATTGTATATCTTCAAAGCCAGAAATATGGAAGCAAAATATCTATGAAGAATGCAGCCCTTGTCATCAGAATAGactaataataagaaaaaaataataaattgatccACGTTGGTTGAACTACAAAGGTGACAACGTCACAACCAATATTCAGAAcaataacaaagcaaaattctacattttttttctggtatCAGAAGGCATAAAGTAAAATTTTGTAGGATCTCAGATTCTCAAACATTTGGCATTTCCTCGATGTCAAGCAAACCATAATGAGACTGAATTTAAATAGACTCCCACCATTTTCCTCAGCtgatgatcaaaataaaagcaACCTCAATTCCCTTTCTTTAAAATAGGACATGGTCAAACAAAAATCTATCCCCAAAACTCACCCTCAATGGAAGGCCTAGGATCAACATAAAGAAACATTAAGCATCAAAATGCCACAGTATACATACCAGACAATTTAAGAGCCACATTAACTGCAGCTTGCATTTGTAGATTTATATGTCTACCGTAACATATTTGGCTAAAACATGGTACAAAGTACAAACCTTCGACCAACTGGTGTCCTATGCATAAGGTGGTCTGTTGGCGGTTCCGTCGCCAATGCAAGTGCCCCAAGTGTGTCCATGATAAGATTGACCCATAGAAGCTTTACAGCAAAAGTGAACAAGAATTAATATGTTTGATCATCATGAGACTGAATTTAGTTCAGCATCAAGAAAAATTTCCAAATTCAGGTATAACATCATCAAtccattgaaatattttttttcttgggctatatttaaaatatgaaagaCACCCAGCATATTGTGTCTTCTGAATCAAACTTAAATGAGAAATTGCAATCTAAACAATTCTGAAACATCCAGAGCTTCCCTCCCGCACTCAACCAAGAAAACTCTATATTTACTTACCATACCCACTGCAAATACAAACAATCCCTCACTATATTCCTTGAAATTAAGGCTATAGTCATTCAACACATTGTACAAAAAcagatttttaaataacagGCAGTTCCTCTCTTTAAGATAGGGCCCAGATTAGATTGATCAGAAACAAGTTCAAGAtaaaatcaagttcttttcccTCAGGTGTACTTCAATATGCTATAAGTCAACTATTCTACCAATAAGCATGCATATAACCAGAGGTTTGGTCTGTCTTCTACATTGATAACATAATAAAACCAGTATACAGGCAAATTTGGAGGGCAATTcatgagatttttaaaattactcgATCAGACCTGCAGTCATGAATATGCCATTGTGCTCTCTAACAAGCAAATTGATGCATAGGCTAAGATTAACATGATCAACTGAAAGAAAATgcatatgagagagagagagagagagacctgcACTGTATTTAGGGGAACATCACCAGAAGAGACTGCTGCAACAACGTTGATTACTAAAGCTCCAACATTAACAGTGAGTTGGAATTGGATAAATTTCTGAATGTTGGCATACACAGAACGCCCCCATCGGACAACCTacatgtgaaagaaaaaaaaagtgtgtaaTGAATATTAAGACCATACTCTACTTGAATGTTAATTCAGGAAGGTATGAAACATAACTGAAGAAATTGGAGCCACAAGAACCTTTATCATCTATCACACACGAACAACTATTGCAAAAGGAAGACGGCATGTTTATgaagaaaaccaaaacaataaacTATATTAATGGCATAAAAGCTATTTAATGGAAATATATTAATGTAATGGACATGAGAGTACAAGCACAACTTCCCAGCAAAAGGAGGCCTAAAGGTCTAATGCTCTGCAAACAAGCAACATATTCCATGGTAGCAAGAAACCAAAAGGAATACAAGTTGCAAAGATGCAACTTCCAACCAATAAGTACATGTATTGAAGTGCGAGATTCATTCATAAAGGAATGCTAAACAGAAAGTGGTGTTTTCTTCCTAAAGAAAGATGAACTCCAGCCCCAAGGAAAATAAGGCCTACATGTCTAAGTGCTTTGCACAGATGCAACATATTACATGATAGtaagaaaccaaaagaaatagAAGTTGCAGAACTTTCAACCTGTAAATACATATATTGAAAAGCAAAGCATTGGAATACATAGGGAAAGAAATGTGAAACAGAAAGGTGGTGTTTTCTTTCTAAAGAAAGATAAACTCGAACTCCACCACACACCCcactgaaaaaaaaagccttgaTACACGCGTAATTTTCTCATGTAAATAAGTCAAGTGCTTGCTAACCTTTACAACTGAAGCAAAATTATCATCCAAGATAACAATATCCGAGCTCTCTTTTGCAACTTCAGTCCCTTGAATGCCCATAGAAAGGCCTATATCAGCCTACAATACAAAATGTTAAAAGTGCAGTCAATTGACATAGAAGCAATAAACAACTTGGAAAGTAGTGCAGATAAAGTTGTTGAGTACAAGACCATGTAGTACAAGAGGCATAGAAAGGAAAAGAATCAGCTTTAATCTGAGAAAGTTTTTATTGCATCCAGACACATAATGCATAAAATCTCTAACTGTGCAAGACATTCAAGCTCGTTAccttttttattagatataatATGGGGAGACTTTTCCCTAGGAACTAAAATGACTGCTGGCACAAAATCTATCTCTAAGCAAAATACACAAGTTGCACTGACACAAATTTATACCTGTCTTCAAAATATTCCACAACATGTTGAAGAACGCATGTGTCATGGCTACATATAAATCAATGTTTTAGATATAAATGAACTAAAAGATATAACTAATGATCTGCTATGATATTGTTACAATTCTTATTTATCATACCTTTGTAATAGTCTACAATAGACACAGAAAACATTAATGTTCACACATCTAGACATTAGAAAGTTAATGTCTCTGAAACTAGAGGTCCAGTTCCAATGGTCACAATTGTTGCAACTCGAAAACATGTTCACGGACACAAGTTACCAAATAGCAAGCAAACAAAATGCCTTGCAATGTCTGTACCATAGTTACAAACTCTACCAGATGCATCCAAACTTTTTGGAAATATCAAACCACATGTAGAAAGGAAACAGTGATGACAAACCTCATGAAGTGCAGGAGCATCATTCGTGCCATCTCCAGTCACAGCTACAACTTCCCCTCCCTTACGAAGGGCTTGCACAAGCAAAAGCTTGTCATTAGGAGATGATCTTCCCATCACCTACATATCATTACTCCTAAgtcaaacaattttttatactaaaaacaacaaaaccagCTATCTCAGCTTCCAAAGGTAATTATAAGCTAAACTTCATGAAAATTTCCACTTTGTGCAGTCAAAAACTTTGTGCTGTTTGGAACAAACCGTTATTTTCTTGGCaattatttctctttctttttctgaatATGCACGGAATACTTTTCCTTCAATGATGTTAGGCTCCGTAGCATCAGCCCCAGAACTGAGAATCCCACACTCCAAAGCTATTGCTTTTGCTGTTTGAATATTGTCTCCAGTGACCATTCGTACCTATGATTTCACAAACATATTATTCTGATTAGCCTTTTTCCCAAATTGTTTCATCATAATATGCCATGGATGAGATAGATTTTACATACAAATAGATTTCATACAGGTACAAGAAATGCTAAAATTAGAGCAACAAATGCTCGTCCCAGTAAGGGTTTTTGAAATTCCAAGAGGGGCAAGGTGCTAAGGCAACAGCTAGTCTTGCTTTGTCTCAGTGCACTCCAAAGTAGGAATATGCAATAGTCTTTCAGGATAACCATCTACATTCCAGTTGCTTTGGTATAAAATAGTTATTGCAGATACAAAGAGATAGATAGCTTTGTACctctagttttttgtttttgtagtggTTTATAGGAGGATATCTCATCCTCTGTTTCCTTCTCTTCCATTCTTTgttaataatgttattttccTAATTCAGTAAAGGTCACTTTGATTGACTATTAAACATAACAAACTTCAGCCTTCTAAGTATCATCCGTTAATGCATATGATGGCATGACCATTTtcataaagtaaaattaaaacatgatttCTGTAATTAATAAACAACCTTTACACCAGCTGCTGTGCAAATTCTCACTGCATCTTTTACACCTGGGCGACAAGGATCCTGCACAGGAATGCATTAGCTAAATACAAGTAAAGCCTAAACACCTATTAAAGTTGACACTTATGGACAGGCTAAGgaaaacttgagttaatttacatatcagaaaaaagaaacaataaaactttTGATAGTTCAATCAAAGCATGAAACCTATATGTTCTACATGCAGTCAAAACCAAAAGAGCTCCCATGCTAGTAGTGCAAAGATGATCGATGAGGCTTCTTATAAATGTGAATGGGTGGAGATAAATGACATCTAGCATCTAAAGCGTATCTACACCAATAACCTTATATCATTGTCAACTTATTAATTATGGAGAGAGAGATCCACataatccaaaagagaaaaagaggTGTGAAAATGCACACCTTGATGCCAACAATAGCAAGCAAAACAAGCTCATCTTCAGGCAAAACCCATTTTCCTAAGCTCTCTTCATCAGTAGGAACTTTGTCCAATTCATATGGTCTGTATGCAATAGCAACACATCGCAAGCTGCAGGCAGCCATGTCATCAATAGCGACCTTAAAAAAATCCTGCAAGGGGATTTACAAGAGGAATCGTCACCCAAAAAAATAGCAGTCACATGTTAAGAGATTCTAAATTACTCTCTTACCTTTGCATGGAAACAGTTCAAATGATGGCTTATTTTATGATCTGATGCTGTGTGTTTCATGCAACTAACTCAAAATATtaccatttttaatttaacaaaccACTGGTCCCTAAAATGCAAACTTCAGAtagaatcaaaattttaaattaaaaagcaatGACCTTCCAGTATGTGTGCTTCGTATAAAACCTATGGAAACCAGCTTTAAAACAATTTCAGCAAAAGAACACTCACCATTTCTTTATCAATGGATTGCAATGAACCGTTTGAATCAAGATATCCAGTACAAGAGGCAAGAACCATCTCAGCTGCTCCCTTCCAGTGTATGCGAACTTTAGAATCAGCcttccaaaataaaatggtgAACGAAAGTTTATCAGAATACAGCAACTTATTACTTAGCAGTGCACAGGTTCAGTGATGAACACAAATGAGAGATCTTGCACTCATAAAGTGTGCAAGAAGATTATGGCATGCTTCAGGCATAGAGCATTGTCTGTCCTTAAATCAATGAAGAAATAATGATTTAGCAACAGGCAAATCAATGGCAACATTTTCCATGCATCAGGTTCCAAACAGGTAAATCAACAGCTATATTTTCCATGCAACAAATGCAAAATGATAGGAGAAAAAATTATGACTGATACCAAACGCCAGATCAACTTGTGATCACCAAAGTCAGGGGCAAAGTTAGATTGAAGAGAATACCGTTTGTATTGCAACACCACCTCGCTTCTTCTCGGAATTAAAAGGGAAAACATGCAGAATTTTGGACTCTGCTCTAAGAACATCAAACTTCATCCCCAACTgataacaaaattaagaaaaacaaatatgaaaatggTAAGTGTGATATGCTGGACAGTGGACTAATATACTCAATATAGACACTGGAATATGGTTAGAGGTTGTGCCTTGACTGCCCAAGAGAGGATAGCCTTTTCAGTTGGAGATCCAGTAATCTCTACGTCTCCACCATCCTGCCACAATAGCAGTCAACAACAAATTTCATTCTTTCAAGGGAAATATGCTCTCAAAGTAATCCACGAtgtccaagataaaaaaaagttatcaaacTAGAAGTCAGGAAATAATATATACAATGATTAGATTAAGAGAGAGCACGAGAATAATCAACAAAAGCAAAGAACAAAAGCAAAAGAGAGTGCTACCTTGGGAACAAACACATTGCCTGTTGTGTTCTGTGCAATACCCTCACATAACAACAAGCCAGCTTCTGACTGCAATTGTGAGGGGTCATCTGGTGGGTTTATCTTCTTATTCCCAACATAAGCCTCAACCACAGTCATCTGTAAAGTGAAACATC is a window of Populus nigra chromosome 10, ddPopNigr1.1, whole genome shotgun sequence DNA encoding:
- the LOC133704286 gene encoding calcium-transporting ATPase 9, plasma membrane-type-like isoform X1, whose amino-acid sequence is MRRIEEEEAKSKEERMATRSSCSSNGLLPSSASPRKTDDLEVGQPIKEFELDDDDDDDPFDIAHTKNAPLEILRRWRQAALVLNASRRFRYTLDLKKEEEREQRRRMVRSHAQVIRAALLFRLAGEQQIVLGTSATPPTVTGDYAIGLEELASMTRDHNMFSLHQCGGVKGLSNMLKTNLATGIVGDENDLIKRMNTFGTNRYPQKKGRGFLRFLWEAWQDLTLIILIVAAIASLGLGIKTEGLSHGWYDGASISFAVMLVIIVTAVSDYRQSLQFQNLNKEKQNIQLEVMRGGRIMKISIFDIVVGDVVPLRIGDQVPADGILITGHSLAIDESSMTGESKIVHKDQNAPFLMSGCKVADGIGTMLVTGVGINTEWGLLMASISEDTGEETPLQVRLNGLATFIGIAGLAVALSVLAVLLGRYFTGNTKNPDGSVQFIKGETTVSKAVDGVIKILTIAVTIVVVAVPEGLPLAVTLTLAYSMRKMMADKALVRRLSACETMGSSTTICSDKTGTLTLNQMTVVEAYVGNKKINPPDDPSQLQSEAGLLLCEGIAQNTTGNVFVPKDGGDVEITGSPTEKAILSWAVKLGMKFDVLRAESKILHVFPFNSEKKRGGVAIQTADSKVRIHWKGAAEMVLASCTGYLDSNGSLQSIDKEMDFFKVAIDDMAACSLRCVAIAYRPYELDKVPTDEESLGKWVLPEDELVLLAIVGIKDPCRPGVKDAVRICTAAGVKVRMVTGDNIQTAKAIALECGILSSGADATEPNIIEGKVFRAYSEKEREIIAKKITVMGRSSPNDKLLLVQALRKGGEVVAVTGDGTNDAPALHEADIGLSMGIQGTEVAKESSDIVILDDNFASVVKVVRWGRSVYANIQKFIQFQLTVNVGALVINVVAAVSSGDVPLNTVQLLWVNLIMDTLGALALATEPPTDHLMHRTPVGRREPLITNIMWRNLLIQALYQVAVLLVLNFQGLSILHLNQDDRKHATIAKNTMIFNAFVLCQVFNEFNARKPDEINVFKGVTKNHLFMGIVGFTVILQIILIEFTGDFTTTVRLNWKQWLICVAIGIVSWPLAAVGKLIPVPKTPLSVYFRKPFQRFRTARTALMPQWGLSLN
- the LOC133704286 gene encoding calcium-transporting ATPase 9, plasma membrane-type-like isoform X2: MRRIEEEEAKSKEERMATRSSCSSNGLLPSSASPRKTDDLEVGQPIKEFELDDDDDDDPFDIAHTKNAPLEILRRWRQAALVLNASRRFRYTLDLKKEEEREQRRRMVRSHAQVIRAALLFRLAGEQQIGDYAIGLEELASMTRDHNMFSLHQCGGVKGLSNMLKTNLATGIVGDENDLIKRMNTFGTNRYPQKKGRGFLRFLWEAWQDLTLIILIVAAIASLGLGIKTEGLSHGWYDGASISFAVMLVIIVTAVSDYRQSLQFQNLNKEKQNIQLEVMRGGRIMKISIFDIVVGDVVPLRIGDQVPADGILITGHSLAIDESSMTGESKIVHKDQNAPFLMSGCKVADGIGTMLVTGVGINTEWGLLMASISEDTGEETPLQVRLNGLATFIGIAGLAVALSVLAVLLGRYFTGNTKNPDGSVQFIKGETTVSKAVDGVIKILTIAVTIVVVAVPEGLPLAVTLTLAYSMRKMMADKALVRRLSACETMGSSTTICSDKTGTLTLNQMTVVEAYVGNKKINPPDDPSQLQSEAGLLLCEGIAQNTTGNVFVPKDGGDVEITGSPTEKAILSWAVKLGMKFDVLRAESKILHVFPFNSEKKRGGVAIQTADSKVRIHWKGAAEMVLASCTGYLDSNGSLQSIDKEMDFFKVAIDDMAACSLRCVAIAYRPYELDKVPTDEESLGKWVLPEDELVLLAIVGIKDPCRPGVKDAVRICTAAGVKVRMVTGDNIQTAKAIALECGILSSGADATEPNIIEGKVFRAYSEKEREIIAKKITVMGRSSPNDKLLLVQALRKGGEVVAVTGDGTNDAPALHEADIGLSMGIQGTEVAKESSDIVILDDNFASVVKVVRWGRSVYANIQKFIQFQLTVNVGALVINVVAAVSSGDVPLNTVQLLWVNLIMDTLGALALATEPPTDHLMHRTPVGRREPLITNIMWRNLLIQALYQVAVLLVLNFQGLSILHLNQDDRKHATIAKNTMIFNAFVLCQVFNEFNARKPDEINVFKGVTKNHLFMGIVGFTVILQIILIEFTGDFTTTVRLNWKQWLICVAIGIVSWPLAAVGKLIPVPKTPLSVYFRKPFQRFRTARTALMPQWGLSLN